AACCGACATCAGATTTGGATCGAAAGTTGGCGAAGTTATTTGACATAAGATTTCACCGGTAGCGGGTTCAATGGCCACGATACCACCAACTTTATGCAGCATCAGACTATCGCCATAGCGTTGCAACTCCAGGTCGATACTGAGCTGTATGTCTTTGCCCGAAATCGCTTTCCTGTTTAAACGTCCGGATTCATAATTGCCAACTTCCCTGCCGAGATTGTCTTTGAGAATAAATTCAACTCCATTGATGCCTCGAATATCGTCTTCGTAATATTTTTCCAAACCTGCGCAACCCACATAATCACCGGGCCTGTATAGTCCGTTGCTGTGTTCGATATCTTCCGGTGTGGCTTCGCTGATGTATCCTAAAAAATTCGCACCATGGGGTTCCGGATATCCCCGTATTGAACGGAGTTCACTGGAGAAACCCGGGAAGCGGAATAAATTTTCTTTGAATGGAAGAAAAATTTCGGGAGGAATACTTTTCAAAAAAATAAAAGGAACTGATTTGCTGTATTTTCCCGATTTCCAATCCTTTTGAAGTCCGGAAATAAATCTTTCCCGGTCGATCTGAAGCAGTTTACAGAACAAAGCCGTATCCATGTCGGGAGATATGGCTTTATAAGTAACCAGCAGATCGTAGGTCGGATAATTGATGACGAGTATTTTTCCATTCCGGTCATATAGCAAACCCCGCGATGGATAAATTAAATTTTGATTGAGGGTTATCGAACTGGCTTTTGATGAATAAGATGGATTAAACAACTGAATTTTAGCAAGCGCAATGATGAGTATGGCTGAGAACAACAGCAAAATCCCCTTGACAATTTGATACCTTAAAAATTTCTCTTCCTGTATCATATATTAAGAAGATCTGAAACTAAAAAAAAGTTGCAATAAAAGGATCACAATACCCGAAACAAAATAACTTAAAATCGTTTTTAATAAAATCTCGCCCGCATATACAAAAGTAAAGACCTGCAAAATAAAATAAGAAAGGAAGAAAACAAATAACAATATACCAGCATATTGCGAGAACCATAGGATGCCCATTTCGCCAATGGTGGGTTCGCCATCCAGTGGATACCCGTTTTTAGGTTCAAAAAATCTAAGCACCAGCGGTCTGAACACCATCATCCAGAGACAAGCTCCTGAATGGACACCGGGAGAACCATAAAACATGTCGACGGTAATGCCAACAGCAAATGCTAATAGGAGAATAAAAAACTGAGGAATTTTAAGAGGCAAGGTAAGTAAGACAACAGGATACACCAGAATAAAAATTAAATTCTGATTGCTGTCGCCGAGGTTTATTTCTTTAAGCATCAGCACCTGTAACAGCACGTACAGGATGACTTTCAAGCTATGGCTCAACCATACTTTATTCATACCTGCTTATTTTTTGTTCGAGATCCAATTTTTCCTGTTTGTTTTCATTGACAATCACATAGACCTGGTCGATATTGGTCATGGGTTGACTGAGTTTTACATCGATCTCGTAAGTGAAAGAGCCCTGATCGATGCGATATAATGCTACGGTTCCGATGAGCATATTTTTTGGAAAGATGACAGAATAACCACTGGTCACCACGGTATCTCCCAGACGCACGTCTGCATATTTTTGGATGGCCTGTAATTGCATCATCGAAGGATCGCGACCTTCCCATACCAAAGGTCCAAAAAAGCCACAACGTTTTAACCTTGAACTGATGCTGGTTCCTTCGTGTAAGACAGACAATACCAAACTGTAATTAGAACTGGTATCGGATACAATGCCTACAATTCCTTTGGTGGTGATAACCCCCATGCCAGGAGTGATTCCGTGTTTACCTCCCTTATCTAAAGTGATGGTGTTGTTTCTTTTATCAAGTGAATTGTTGATTACTCTTGCAGCAATGATATGAAATTCGGGCGATGACTTTCCGGATCGGCTTAGTGTGTCCTCATCATTGTTATTTTTTATTGCGTTGTTAGCAAGCTTAACAAGGAGGTTTGCATTTTCATGGGCCAGACTGTCATAACGGCTTTTCAAAGAAAAATAGTCGATCGTGGAATTTACTTTGGCCTGGAAGGATGTGGCTAACAACTGGTAGGAATGTAAATAAATTTTTCGCTGAGGCTGATTGTATCTGACTATCCAGATGAGGCAGATGCTTTGCAGGATAA
The DNA window shown above is from Saprospiraceae bacterium and carries:
- the mreC gene encoding rod shape-determining protein MreC yields the protein MWKFAKVIVQNGSLVLFVILQSICLIWIVRYNQPQRKIYLHSYQLLATSFQAKVNSTIDYFSLKSRYDSLAHENANLLVKLANNAIKNNNDEDTLSRSGKSSPEFHIIAARVINNSLDKRNNTITLDKGGKHGITPGMGVITTKGIVGIVSDTSSNYSLVLSVLHEGTSISSRLKRCGFFGPLVWEGRDPSMMQLQAIQKYADVRLGDTVVTSGYSVIFPKNMLIGTVALYRIDQGSFTYEIDVKLSQPMTNIDQVYVIVNENKQEKLDLEQKISRYE